Proteins from a genomic interval of Cupriavidus pauculus:
- a CDS encoding alpha-ketoacid dehydrogenase subunit beta produces MAELHLVEAVNLALAHALAHDPDVVLLGEDIGVNGGVFRSTVGLQARFGEARVIDTPLAEGGIVGAAIGMAAMGLKPVAEIQFAGFIYPAIDNILNHAGHLRHRTRGRLTCPLVVRAPSGAGIHAPEHHSESPEALFAHIPGLRVVMPSSPARAYGLLLAAIRDPDPVIFFEPTRLYRLFRQEVADDGAALPLDACFTLREGSDITLVSWGAMVQETLAAADQLADDGISAAVIDVATLKPLDMETILESVAQSGRCVIVHEAPRTAGVGAEIAANLADAGLYSLSAPVQRVTGYDTVVPLARLEHSYLPSVAQIVDAARRALDAA; encoded by the coding sequence ATGGCTGAACTCCATCTCGTGGAAGCGGTGAACCTGGCGCTGGCCCACGCGCTGGCGCACGACCCCGACGTGGTGCTGCTGGGCGAGGACATCGGCGTCAACGGCGGCGTGTTCCGCTCGACGGTCGGCCTGCAGGCGCGCTTTGGCGAGGCGCGCGTCATCGACACGCCGCTGGCCGAAGGCGGCATCGTCGGCGCGGCCATCGGCATGGCGGCGATGGGTCTCAAGCCCGTGGCCGAGATCCAGTTCGCGGGCTTCATCTACCCGGCCATCGACAACATCCTGAACCACGCCGGCCACCTGCGGCACCGCACGCGCGGGCGGCTCACCTGTCCGCTGGTGGTGCGCGCGCCCAGCGGCGCCGGCATCCACGCGCCCGAGCATCACTCCGAAAGCCCCGAGGCGCTGTTCGCGCATATCCCCGGCCTGCGCGTGGTCATGCCGTCGTCGCCGGCGCGGGCCTACGGGCTGCTGCTGGCCGCGATCCGCGACCCCGACCCGGTGATCTTCTTCGAGCCGACGCGGCTCTACCGGCTGTTCCGGCAGGAGGTGGCCGACGACGGCGCGGCACTGCCGCTGGACGCATGCTTCACGCTGCGCGAAGGCAGCGACATCACGCTGGTCAGCTGGGGCGCCATGGTGCAGGAGACGCTGGCCGCCGCGGACCAGCTGGCCGACGACGGCATCTCGGCCGCCGTCATCGACGTGGCGACGCTGAAGCCGCTGGACATGGAGACCATCCTCGAATCGGTGGCGCAGAGCGGCCGCTGCGTGATCGTGCACGAGGCGCCGCGCACGGCCGGCGTGGGCGCCGAGATTGCCGCGAACCTGGCCGATGCCGGGCTCTACTCGCTCAGCGCGCCGGTGCAGCGCGTGACCGGCTACGACACCGTGGTGCCGCTGGCGCGGCTGGAGCACAGCTACCTGCCGTCCGTGGCGCAGATTGTGGACGCGGCGCGGCGCGCGCTGGACGCGGCGTAG